The following proteins are encoded in a genomic region of Dyadobacter sp. UC 10:
- a CDS encoding sensor histidine kinase, which produces MAKPTPVLVFCLLIFAFSASAQRDTLKITGSSYFDEKRTLVLCNYISSRLNIPVKYENIPSTKRMHALLRDGKVDLALMNTFQYVFAKSDRITNIEPFMILGDSSGKAKSYRSCLIVRPSSPYRSLQQVIDASEKTSLDFAYVASTSGHIVPRMQLATMGVLYPEAQFESIHFSGGHLEAINSVIQKRAGAAFVSIDDLINYESTGKVKKGAVRIVWKSEPITQSPVVIRRNLPQQLRQELRTLFLNLHQDDPAVWRHIQENWGAVDPARFVDATAADFVSVQQAADKVGKLVYFLNYYEERLAQQAAELAKGDNLIDMQRTRIGEQNAVLEQQIVQIKTQTFSLYLLGLIVIGIVAIIVVVIQTSRSKQLLNEALIQKNRELEHALSDLKLTQDKLIHSEKMASLGLLTAGIAHEINNPVNFIFTGINGLEKNMKALLNVVKELEIAADLPDEKVAEQRTVIEKTKQQNRYEKVKESLAEFITGIRLGAKRTADIVSGLRNFARTDESERTMAHVHNCLDSTLVLLHFKLKQTGIELVKSYDSNVPEMACYPGPLNQAFMNLFTNAVQAIEAQADRDSGLIQLKTIQKGETVEIMISDNGTGIDQHIIAKIFDPFFTTKQVGEGTGLGLSITYGIIQKHLGTLQVESEPGVGTTFFIRLPTNLTIA; this is translated from the coding sequence ATGGCTAAACCGACGCCGGTACTCGTATTTTGTCTACTGATCTTTGCCTTCTCCGCAAGCGCACAGCGCGATACGCTTAAAATTACCGGTTCTTCCTATTTCGACGAAAAAAGGACACTGGTACTTTGCAATTATATCTCGTCCCGGCTGAACATACCGGTCAAATACGAAAATATTCCGTCGACCAAACGCATGCACGCCTTGCTGCGGGACGGCAAAGTGGATCTGGCATTGATGAATACCTTTCAATATGTTTTCGCCAAAAGCGACAGGATTACGAATATCGAGCCTTTTATGATTTTGGGGGATAGCAGCGGCAAAGCGAAGAGTTACCGCAGCTGCCTGATCGTCAGGCCGTCGAGCCCGTACAGAAGTTTGCAGCAGGTGATCGACGCATCAGAGAAAACGAGTCTCGACTTTGCATACGTGGCATCCACATCGGGGCACATTGTGCCGCGGATGCAGCTGGCGACGATGGGTGTCCTTTACCCGGAAGCGCAGTTTGAAAGTATTCATTTTTCAGGGGGGCATTTGGAGGCAATTAATTCAGTAATCCAGAAACGGGCCGGTGCAGCCTTTGTTTCCATCGACGATCTGATCAACTACGAGTCGACCGGCAAAGTGAAGAAAGGCGCTGTCAGGATTGTCTGGAAATCCGAGCCGATCACCCAAAGCCCGGTGGTCATCCGGCGCAACCTGCCGCAGCAGCTCCGGCAGGAACTTCGTACACTCTTTTTGAACCTGCACCAAGATGACCCTGCGGTGTGGCGGCATATTCAGGAAAACTGGGGCGCCGTGGATCCGGCGCGTTTCGTTGATGCGACGGCGGCTGATTTTGTTTCGGTACAACAGGCCGCTGACAAAGTGGGAAAGCTCGTGTATTTTTTGAATTATTATGAAGAACGGCTCGCCCAGCAAGCTGCCGAGCTTGCAAAAGGAGACAATCTGATTGATATGCAGCGCACCAGGATCGGTGAACAAAATGCGGTTCTGGAACAGCAGATCGTGCAAATAAAAACACAAACATTTTCATTGTACCTGCTAGGCCTTATCGTGATCGGCATCGTTGCAATCATTGTAGTGGTAATCCAGACGAGCCGCTCCAAACAGCTGTTAAATGAGGCACTTATCCAAAAAAATAGGGAGCTTGAGCATGCATTGTCCGACCTTAAACTGACCCAGGACAAGCTGATCCATTCCGAAAAAATGGCCTCGCTCGGCTTGTTGACTGCGGGCATTGCGCACGAGATCAACAACCCTGTCAATTTTATTTTTACGGGAATCAATGGTCTGGAAAAGAATATGAAGGCGCTGCTGAATGTGGTAAAGGAGCTGGAAATCGCAGCGGATTTGCCGGATGAAAAAGTAGCGGAGCAACGAACCGTCATTGAAAAGACGAAGCAGCAGAACCGCTATGAGAAAGTGAAGGAGAGTTTAGCCGAATTTATCACCGGGATACGCCTGGGCGCAAAACGGACTGCCGATATTGTGAGTGGATTGAGGAATTTTGCGCGCACCGACGAGTCGGAGCGGACGATGGCGCACGTGCATAACTGTCTGGATTCAACACTGGTACTGTTGCATTTTAAATTGAAGCAGACAGGAATAGAACTTGTCAAATCCTACGATAGCAATGTTCCTGAAATGGCCTGCTACCCCGGTCCTTTGAACCAGGCTTTTATGAATTTGTTTACGAATGCTGTACAAGCGATCGAAGCGCAAGCCGATCGCGACTCCGGTCTCATTCAACTGAAAACCATTCAGAAAGGTGAAACAGTGGAAATTATGATCAGCGACAATGGGACTGGCATAGACCAGCATATCATTGCCAAGATATTCGATCCGTTTTTTACCACAAAACAGGTAGGAGAAGGTACTGGGCTTGGTCTTTCTATTACCTACGGGATTATTCAAAAGCACCTGGGAACACTGCAAGTGGAGAGCGAGCCGGGTGTTGGGACCACTTTTTTTATCCGGCTGCCCACAAACTTAACAATAGCATAA
- a CDS encoding alkaline phosphatase family protein → MSIKNKLMTLCLLAFAFTGKAQQTKNIVLISIDGYRWQEIFQGADSVLIYNKKYRKQDSAALFKKYWAVTAKERREKLMPFFWKTINSQGQLYGNRELGNEVNVRNKYWFSYPGRSETLCGFYDEKINSNSYPNNPNENVLEFFDKQNGFKGKVVTFASWDAVKNIVNRDRNGMLVNIPGEMVEGKLTEAQELANEIQDNFPHYFGQGIRFDVHTYAMAKSYVTANHPRVLHIDFADPDDFGHAGEYDSYLDSGHYLDAMIGGLWETMQKDPFYKGKTTFLIYPDHGRGVDKHWTGHGTSAPRSNETWLAAIGPDTPAGGEMKSKMQIFQDQIAQTAANMMGFEFKANHPVGEPVKTAIKK, encoded by the coding sequence ATGTCCATTAAAAATAAGCTCATGACTTTGTGTTTGCTGGCCTTTGCCTTCACTGGCAAGGCCCAGCAAACCAAAAATATCGTCCTGATTTCGATCGACGGTTATCGCTGGCAGGAAATCTTCCAGGGTGCGGATTCAGTTTTAATTTATAATAAAAAGTACCGCAAACAGGACTCTGCCGCCCTTTTTAAAAAATACTGGGCTGTGACCGCAAAGGAAAGAAGAGAGAAGCTGATGCCGTTTTTCTGGAAAACAATTAACAGCCAGGGTCAGCTTTACGGTAACAGGGAATTGGGAAATGAAGTGAATGTGCGTAACAAATACTGGTTTTCTTATCCCGGGCGCAGCGAAACGCTCTGCGGTTTTTACGACGAAAAGATCAACAGCAACAGTTATCCGAACAACCCCAATGAAAACGTGCTCGAATTTTTCGATAAGCAAAACGGCTTCAAAGGCAAGGTAGTAACATTCGCTTCCTGGGATGCGGTCAAAAACATTGTAAACCGCGACAGGAACGGAATGCTGGTAAATATTCCCGGCGAAATGGTGGAAGGAAAGCTGACTGAGGCGCAGGAACTGGCTAATGAAATCCAGGATAACTTCCCTCATTATTTCGGGCAAGGAATACGTTTCGATGTGCATACCTATGCGATGGCGAAGTCGTACGTAACGGCCAATCATCCCCGCGTACTGCACATCGATTTCGCCGACCCGGACGATTTCGGCCACGCAGGCGAATACGATTCCTATCTCGATTCAGGGCATTACCTCGACGCGATGATCGGCGGGCTGTGGGAAACGATGCAGAAAGATCCCTTCTACAAAGGAAAAACGACATTCCTGATCTACCCTGACCACGGAAGGGGCGTTGACAAGCATTGGACAGGGCACGGTACTTCGGCACCGCGCTCCAATGAAACCTGGCTGGCGGCGATCGGTCCGGATACACCTGCTGGCGGTGAAATGAAAAGTAAAATGCAGATTTTTCAGGATCAGATTGCCCAGACTGCGGCTAATATGATGGGGTTTGAATTCAAGGCAAATCATCCCGTGGGCGAGCCTGTCAAGACGGCGATCAAGAAATAA
- a CDS encoding cation diffusion facilitator family transporter, with translation MNTNFLVMNARQKRRYERRLIKVSIALGSILTVWAIVVGILGDSKSIIFDALFSMVGISLSGVSLLVNNFIRKPDDENLPFGRAQFQPFAITLQSSVIIFLCLYSLATSIIDIINGGKVVELGIALPYLIASIIVCFGLWLYFQKKAKLLQSEYIRIEASEWQLDALLSLGVLCGLSLGYFFKSTSLAYLIPYLDPAMVAIISVAFLRVPTRTFRKNLRELLQFAPDDDVENQIHEVVEAISASQRFLDAFVRVTKTGNSYTVEIDFLLPQELAHTPVSKLDEIRQQVHDQISGNYEMWLTISFTTKRKWII, from the coding sequence TTGAATACAAACTTCCTGGTTATGAATGCCCGCCAGAAAAGACGTTACGAACGCAGGTTAATCAAGGTTTCGATCGCACTCGGCTCTATATTGACAGTCTGGGCCATTGTTGTCGGCATTTTGGGAGATTCGAAATCAATCATTTTCGATGCATTGTTTTCAATGGTCGGGATCAGCTTGTCGGGCGTGTCGCTTCTTGTAAATAACTTCATCCGCAAGCCGGACGATGAAAATCTGCCTTTCGGCCGGGCGCAGTTTCAGCCGTTTGCGATCACGCTGCAATCGTCGGTAATTATTTTCCTGTGCCTCTACTCGCTGGCCACTTCGATTATTGATATCATCAATGGCGGTAAGGTCGTGGAGCTGGGGATCGCACTGCCCTACCTGATCGCCTCCATTATCGTCTGTTTCGGCCTTTGGCTGTATTTCCAGAAGAAGGCGAAATTGTTACAGTCCGAATATATCAGGATCGAAGCGTCAGAATGGCAGCTGGATGCATTGCTGAGCCTGGGCGTTTTGTGCGGCCTTTCCCTGGGATATTTTTTCAAATCCACCTCACTGGCTTACCTGATCCCGTACCTCGACCCTGCCATGGTGGCGATTATTTCTGTGGCTTTTCTGCGCGTACCAACGCGGACATTTCGGAAAAACCTGAGGGAGTTACTTCAATTCGCACCGGACGACGATGTTGAAAATCAGATCCACGAAGTTGTAGAGGCTATTTCAGCTTCCCAGCGCTTCCTCGACGCATTTGTCAGAGTTACCAAAACCGGCAACAGCTATACCGTTGAAATAGACTTTCTGCTACCTCAGGAACTTGCACATACACCCGTATCGAAACTGGACGAAATAAGACAGCAGGTCCATGACCAGATCTCCGGCAACTATGAAATGTGGCTGACAATATCGTTTACCACGAAAAGGAAATGGATTATTTGA
- a CDS encoding sigma-54-dependent transcriptional regulator yields the protein MEQKPYTILYVDDEEVNLRFFAATFSWEYNILTALSAEEGIRIFVENDIDLVVADQRMPGMSGVQFFEHIYGLNPEPARILLTGYGDLETIIQAVNHGKIFHFFQKPWAEEDLTRAFERALKIRTLQQENAGLIVHLQKTNEELSRALHEVEALTTLLEEENQLLRQEVNDSFNFDDIVSKSPVFQEVLQRTARVAATEATVLITGETGTGKELLARAVHRISNRRQKPFIKINCAALPAQLIESELFGHEKGAFTGATSARPGRFELAHQGTIFLDEIGDFPLELQAKLLRVLQEGEFDRIGATRTTKVDVRIIAATHVDLNAAVQQGKFRADLFYRLNVFPIHTPPLRERKEDIPLLVRHFVRKYALKNGKVIRRISKKTYQLLQTHHWPGNIRELENVVERGVIMSKTDKFKVPPEELGNMPVTGGAENGALNSLEENERLHIIRALQQTNWRVTGDQGAARLLQINERTLQSRIRKLQIRRPKEFDD from the coding sequence ATGGAGCAAAAGCCTTATACGATCTTGTACGTCGATGATGAAGAGGTCAACCTCCGATTTTTCGCCGCCACGTTTTCCTGGGAGTACAATATACTGACAGCCCTTTCCGCCGAGGAGGGGATCAGGATTTTTGTGGAAAACGACATCGATCTGGTAGTAGCCGACCAGCGTATGCCAGGCATGTCGGGTGTGCAGTTTTTCGAGCACATTTACGGCCTGAACCCCGAGCCAGCCCGCATCCTGCTCACCGGCTACGGCGATCTCGAAACGATTATCCAGGCTGTGAACCACGGCAAGATCTTTCATTTTTTTCAAAAGCCCTGGGCGGAGGAAGATCTGACGCGGGCGTTCGAAAGAGCTTTGAAGATCCGCACGCTGCAGCAGGAAAATGCGGGGTTGATCGTACACTTACAAAAAACGAATGAAGAACTGAGCCGCGCGCTGCATGAAGTTGAGGCACTGACAACCTTACTGGAAGAAGAAAATCAGCTGCTGCGTCAAGAAGTCAACGATTCCTTCAATTTCGATGATATCGTAAGCAAAAGCCCGGTTTTCCAGGAAGTGCTGCAGCGTACTGCCCGCGTGGCAGCTACCGAGGCGACGGTGCTGATCACCGGCGAGACAGGGACAGGTAAAGAGTTGCTGGCCAGGGCTGTACACCGGATCAGTAACCGGCGGCAAAAGCCATTTATCAAAATCAACTGCGCCGCGCTTCCTGCTCAACTCATTGAAAGCGAGCTGTTCGGGCACGAAAAAGGTGCATTCACCGGGGCAACCTCGGCCCGGCCCGGCCGGTTTGAACTGGCGCACCAGGGGACTATCTTTCTGGACGAGATAGGTGATTTTCCGCTCGAATTGCAGGCCAAATTGCTTCGTGTATTGCAGGAAGGGGAATTCGATCGCATCGGTGCGACCAGGACCACCAAAGTGGATGTCCGCATTATCGCTGCTACCCACGTGGACCTCAATGCGGCAGTGCAGCAAGGCAAATTTCGCGCAGATCTTTTTTATCGGCTCAACGTGTTCCCCATTCATACCCCGCCGCTGCGCGAACGGAAAGAAGATATTCCGCTGCTTGTCAGGCATTTTGTGAGAAAATATGCCTTGAAGAACGGAAAGGTGATCAGGCGGATCTCCAAGAAAACATACCAGCTTTTGCAAACGCATCACTGGCCGGGCAATATCCGGGAGCTTGAAAATGTGGTGGAAAGAGGTGTGATCATGAGTAAAACCGATAAGTTCAAAGTCCCGCCGGAGGAGCTGGGCAACATGCCGGTAACGGGCGGTGCTGAAAACGGAGCGCTGAATTCGCTGGAAGAAAATGAGCGGCTCCATATTATACGTGCCCTGCAGCAAACAAACTGGCGCGTGACGGGCGACCAGGGGGCGGCCAGGTTACTGCAGATCAACGAGCGCACATTGCAATCTCGCATCAGGAAATTACAGATCCGGCGGCCGAAAGAGTTTGATGATTAA
- a CDS encoding SusD/RagB family nutrient-binding outer membrane lipoprotein: protein MKKLKYLILSLAVCLASCEDITELQKDPGAITNPSADLIFSGILLNSYDSPWSLDQRHNQYMTQNEAYYEGQPYGWTTGSYDVTYTSLRNVNQMEQVAEKTGELGAQYKTMAKFFKAYFYARATEMFGDVPLTEAMQGVSDQNFRPEYDSQKEIYVQVLQWLEEANAEMPALIANRATLPGDFIYNGDLSRWQKLINSFRLRTLMSLSKRAGDTPDLNIKQQFAAILADPAKYPLILTNADNFQIVYNTFNTYPLWPSNGVVVKNDKRNTLGATYANIAKNTRDPRLTVVALPAEALANNADTFAKYAGGKTGDLQSTLLDQAGKGLLSMINFDFWEASAAGVPAIQLGAPEVNFLIAEGINRGWATGNAANYYKTGIEESMKFYNIAAADVATFIANNPYPAAQGAALNKILEQKYMAFFENSGKQAYFQYRRTGVPTFDIGQSNANNNQIPVRWAYPTSEYTTNEANVKASIQAQYSGADTQNVEMWLTK, encoded by the coding sequence ATGAAAAAGCTAAAATATTTAATTCTTTCCCTCGCAGTTTGCCTGGCATCCTGTGAAGATATTACCGAGCTGCAAAAAGATCCGGGCGCAATCACAAACCCGTCGGCCGACCTGATTTTTTCCGGCATCCTGCTCAATTCCTACGACTCCCCATGGAGCCTTGATCAGCGTCATAACCAGTATATGACGCAGAACGAAGCCTATTATGAGGGGCAACCATATGGCTGGACAACAGGTTCTTACGATGTGACTTATACGAGTCTCCGCAATGTAAACCAGATGGAACAGGTGGCAGAAAAGACAGGTGAGCTGGGTGCGCAGTACAAAACGATGGCCAAGTTTTTCAAAGCGTATTTTTATGCCCGTGCCACGGAAATGTTCGGCGACGTACCATTGACCGAGGCGATGCAAGGAGTAAGCGACCAGAATTTCAGGCCGGAATATGACAGCCAGAAAGAGATTTATGTGCAGGTATTGCAGTGGCTGGAAGAGGCCAATGCCGAAATGCCCGCGCTGATCGCCAACCGCGCTACTTTACCGGGAGATTTTATCTATAACGGTGATCTTTCCAGGTGGCAGAAGCTGATCAACTCGTTCCGTTTGAGGACGTTGATGAGTCTGAGCAAAAGGGCTGGCGATACGCCCGATCTGAATATCAAGCAGCAGTTCGCAGCGATCCTGGCAGACCCCGCGAAGTACCCGTTGATCCTGACCAACGCAGACAACTTCCAGATCGTTTACAATACATTCAATACGTATCCACTGTGGCCAAGCAATGGGGTAGTGGTTAAAAATGATAAAAGGAACACGCTGGGCGCAACTTACGCGAACATAGCAAAAAATACCCGCGACCCTCGCCTGACGGTAGTAGCGCTTCCCGCGGAGGCACTGGCCAATAATGCGGACACATTTGCAAAATATGCCGGCGGAAAAACGGGCGATCTGCAATCTACATTGCTCGACCAGGCTGGAAAAGGACTTTTGTCCATGATCAACTTTGATTTCTGGGAAGCTTCCGCAGCCGGTGTACCTGCGATCCAGCTTGGCGCGCCGGAAGTTAACTTCCTGATCGCGGAAGGCATTAACCGTGGCTGGGCAACAGGAAATGCGGCCAACTATTATAAAACTGGTATCGAGGAATCAATGAAGTTTTACAACATTGCTGCCGCGGATGTGGCGACTTTTATCGCAAATAATCCCTATCCTGCCGCTCAGGGAGCTGCACTCAATAAGATCCTGGAACAGAAATACATGGCATTCTTTGAAAACTCGGGGAAACAGGCGTATTTCCAGTATCGCCGGACGGGCGTGCCGACATTCGATATCGGACAGTCCAATGCCAATAACAACCAGATCCCGGTGCGCTGGGCATACCCGACTTCGGAATACACGACCAATGAGGCCAATGTGAAAGCATCGATCCAGGCGCAGTACAGCGGGGCCGATACACAGAATGTTGAAATGTGGCTAACCAAGTAA
- a CDS encoding SusC/RagA family TonB-linked outer membrane protein, which produces MKNKVYSLHRPGRTKGMLSACLFLIAACGVPVGAMPSRAHLIAVTEPAVEKISGKVVDASSNTPLPGVNVMIKGSSKGAITDAFGNYSLEVQNTSDVLIFSFLGFMSQEVQAGNRTVIDVALSADPRQLNEVVVTALGIRKEKKAVGYAVQEVKGETMVKAREPNAIASLTGKVAGLTIAQSTDLFSNPQVTLRGRSGVLYVVDGVPVSTDSWNLSPDDIETYSVLKGASAAALYGNRGQNGAIIITTKKGSGNKKGFQVDFNSSTQLQAGFNAIPKYQTEYGPGSNFQYSFVDGRGGGINDNDYNIWGPRFEGQPITQYNSPTDPETGKLVPLPWLARGKDNFTNFLRNGLLSTNNIAISNKSDFGDFRLSVSQMFQRGQVPNTKLGGTTVNISGGINAGSKLRFDASINYNRQYSPNYPTLDYGPASPIYIFTVWGGVDYDVNDMRNYWQPGKEHAQQFNREYTIYDNPWMTAYEALKTYYKNDTYGFLQMNYKLTDKLTFNLRSNVSTWNRNRSTRAPISSNLYNFGFPNQAGGYSETYDTFFENNTEASLKYDKRLTQDFGLSASLYGNLRSVKVTSLTGTTTRGLIVPGVYALSNSVQPATSSNDYAKRQVGSVYGFVDMDYKDFLFLNLTGRVDKSSTMPKKNNTYFYPSASLSTVLSEVISFPEKISFVKVRGSYANVASDFVNENDQYAIYSLLPTYSNSGRWNNSYTGVSYTGTLYSDNLEAARVKTLELGLEVRFFRNRLAFDAAIFRNVEGPGIVNVPTSITSGVSGIQQNAYTYVRKGAELTVEGTAIKTEDFSWNVAANWSTNHRWLDRIDGTQMRNGNIKVGDRADGYYIKDFQRDEQGNMIVGTNGMPAYNPYNTKIGHYDNKFTAGINNTFKHKSLMLSFQVDGRFGGKVDNYMYTKQFGSGTAPESANEFRLKDWNNRDVAGYKGTVMTEGQRIVKGQLNTDQDGKIISDTREFAPNDVPVLWQAWATNYYQSGYVAAKNRSYVKLREVVISYNLPSKLLAKTKFASAASISLVGRNLLYITGKYTRNIDLDQFTGTATSFQTPSVKSFGANLNLTF; this is translated from the coding sequence ATGAAAAACAAGGTTTACTCCCTTCATCGCCCCGGGCGGACAAAAGGTATGTTGTCGGCCTGCCTCTTCCTGATAGCAGCATGCGGCGTTCCGGTGGGCGCGATGCCTTCCAGGGCGCATTTAATAGCTGTTACCGAACCGGCAGTAGAAAAAATTTCCGGTAAAGTAGTCGACGCTTCCAGCAACACACCGCTGCCGGGAGTGAACGTCATGATCAAAGGTTCTTCCAAAGGGGCGATCACCGATGCATTCGGGAACTACTCGCTGGAAGTGCAGAATACCAGCGATGTGCTGATCTTTTCATTTCTGGGATTTATGAGCCAGGAAGTACAGGCCGGCAATCGCACGGTCATCGACGTTGCGCTGAGCGCAGATCCAAGACAGCTCAATGAAGTGGTGGTGACTGCATTAGGCATCAGGAAGGAGAAAAAAGCTGTCGGTTATGCCGTGCAGGAAGTCAAAGGTGAAACGATGGTGAAAGCGCGCGAACCGAACGCGATTGCCTCGCTGACCGGAAAAGTGGCGGGGCTTACCATTGCCCAGAGCACCGATCTTTTTTCTAATCCGCAAGTGACACTCCGGGGCCGCAGCGGCGTTTTGTATGTGGTGGATGGTGTGCCTGTCAGTACCGATTCGTGGAACCTGAGCCCGGACGATATCGAAACGTATTCTGTATTAAAAGGCGCCAGTGCGGCGGCACTCTACGGAAATCGGGGGCAGAATGGTGCGATTATCATTACCACCAAAAAAGGATCTGGCAACAAAAAGGGCTTTCAGGTTGATTTCAATTCCAGCACGCAGTTGCAGGCGGGATTCAATGCGATCCCCAAATATCAGACCGAATATGGCCCGGGAAGTAATTTTCAGTACTCCTTTGTCGACGGTCGCGGGGGCGGGATCAACGATAATGATTACAATATCTGGGGGCCGCGTTTCGAGGGGCAGCCAATTACCCAATACAACAGCCCAACGGACCCGGAAACGGGCAAACTCGTACCGCTTCCCTGGCTTGCAAGGGGAAAAGACAACTTCACTAACTTCCTTCGTAACGGCCTTTTGAGCACCAATAACATCGCAATTTCCAACAAAAGCGACTTCGGTGATTTCCGCCTTTCCGTCTCGCAAATGTTCCAGCGCGGACAGGTGCCGAATACCAAGCTGGGCGGAACGACCGTCAACATTTCGGGCGGGATCAATGCGGGCAGCAAGCTGCGCTTTGACGCCAGCATCAACTATAACCGCCAATATTCGCCCAATTATCCTACACTCGATTATGGTCCGGCCAGTCCGATCTACATTTTCACGGTATGGGGAGGAGTGGATTATGATGTGAACGATATGCGCAACTACTGGCAGCCCGGAAAGGAGCATGCCCAGCAGTTTAACCGTGAATATACCATTTACGATAACCCGTGGATGACGGCTTACGAGGCGTTGAAAACCTATTATAAGAACGATACCTATGGTTTTCTGCAAATGAATTACAAGCTCACTGATAAGCTGACTTTTAACCTCCGTTCGAATGTAAGTACCTGGAACAGAAACCGCAGCACGCGCGCCCCGATCTCTTCCAACCTGTACAATTTCGGTTTCCCGAACCAGGCAGGCGGCTACTCGGAAACGTACGATACATTCTTCGAAAACAACACGGAGGCTTCTTTGAAATACGACAAGCGACTTACGCAGGACTTCGGCCTGAGCGCGTCACTTTACGGAAACCTGCGGTCGGTGAAAGTGACTTCGCTGACAGGAACCACGACGAGGGGGCTTATTGTGCCGGGCGTATATGCATTGTCGAACTCGGTGCAGCCAGCTACTTCCAGCAATGATTACGCAAAACGCCAGGTAGGAAGTGTGTACGGTTTTGTGGATATGGATTACAAGGATTTCCTCTTTCTGAACCTGACGGGCCGTGTAGACAAATCGAGTACAATGCCTAAAAAGAACAACACTTATTTCTATCCTTCGGCTTCGCTGAGTACGGTTTTGTCGGAAGTGATTTCTTTTCCGGAGAAGATTTCATTCGTGAAAGTGAGAGGTTCTTATGCGAACGTGGCGAGTGATTTTGTGAATGAAAATGATCAGTATGCGATTTACAGTCTTTTGCCTACCTACTCCAATTCAGGCCGCTGGAATAATTCTTACACTGGCGTGAGCTACACGGGTACTTTGTATAGCGACAACCTGGAAGCGGCTCGGGTGAAAACCCTTGAACTGGGTCTTGAAGTACGCTTTTTCCGAAACAGGCTGGCTTTCGACGCGGCAATTTTCCGCAATGTAGAAGGCCCCGGTATCGTGAATGTGCCGACTTCGATCACTTCCGGTGTTTCAGGTATCCAGCAGAATGCATATACCTACGTCAGAAAAGGCGCCGAGCTGACTGTCGAGGGGACTGCGATTAAAACCGAGGATTTTTCGTGGAATGTTGCAGCCAACTGGTCGACCAACCATCGCTGGCTTGACAGGATCGACGGCACCCAAATGCGCAATGGAAATATTAAGGTAGGTGACCGTGCCGACGGTTATTATATCAAGGATTTTCAGCGCGATGAGCAGGGTAACATGATCGTTGGTACAAATGGAATGCCTGCCTACAATCCATACAACACCAAAATCGGTCACTACGACAACAAGTTTACCGCGGGTATCAACAATACTTTCAAACACAAATCGCTGATGCTGAGCTTTCAGGTCGATGGTCGCTTCGGTGGGAAAGTTGATAACTATATGTATACCAAACAGTTTGGCAGCGGAACTGCTCCCGAATCAGCCAATGAGTTTCGTCTGAAAGACTGGAATAACCGGGATGTGGCCGGATACAAAGGCACCGTGATGACCGAGGGCCAGCGCATCGTGAAAGGGCAGCTGAACACGGACCAGGACGGTAAAATTATCTCCGACACCCGGGAATTTGCGCCGAATGATGTCCCGGTACTCTGGCAGGCCTGGGCTACCAATTATTATCAGTCGGGTTATGTAGCGGCTAAAAACCGGAGTTACGTGAAGCTGCGTGAGGTGGTGATCAGCTATAACCTGCCTTCCAAATTATTGGCAAAAACCAAATTCGCATCGGCGGCGAGTATTTCGCTGGTAGGCCGAAACCTGCTTTACATTACCGGCAAATATACCCGCAACATCGATCTGGACCAGTTTACCGGAACCGCCACGAGTTTTCAGACACCTTCCGTGAAGAGCTTCGGAGCCAATCTCAATCTGACATTCTAA